The DNA window ATGGTGACGGCTTTTTCTACCCGTGGGCAACCAAAATGCTCAGGGTATTTCCCATGCCCGGCCGGTTCAGCGGGCTGCGGAAGGTGCTTCGTTGCGCTGCAAGAAGGCGATGGCGTCCTCGCGCCAGTGGTGCAGAGCGGTGTAAAAGCCCTCCCACACGCAACCGTTGCAGCCGCGCCCGCAGCAAGTGCTGGGCTCGGGCGGTGGCGGGCGCAGGGCTGTGTCCAACGGCAGGCTGCCTTGCCGCTGCGCCTGCCCGCGCAGGTGGGCGATGAGTGCGTGCGCGGTGGGCAGGTCGGCCAGTAGCAGCTGCGCGGGTTCGTGGCGCACGAAGCGCGGCTGTACCTTGCCGGCAAAGTGGCCCGATTCGTTAAACATCGCGGCGGGCCGTACCCATAGCGTGCCATCGGTCAGGCCTGCGCCATAGAGCGGGCGGTAGAGCGTCATGCCTTGCAGGGTCTCGCTGCAGCGCACGGTGGCGACCACCTCGTACCAGCCGCCTTTGTAGTGGCGGTACAGGCCGGGGGCCGTGGCGTGCAGGGCAGGCAGGTGCGGGTCGGTCACGGCGGGTTGGGGGTCAACGGCGCGCTGCGGCCACGGCCTGGCCCAGCCCGATGACGGCCATGGCGTAGTAGCTGGACCAGTTGTAGCGCGTGATGGCGTAGAAGTTTTCCGTGCCTGCCACGTAGCTGGGCGGGTTGTCGCCGTTTTGCAGTTCGACCAGGGCCAGCGGGCCGGTGTAGCGGGCGCCTGCCTCGTCCAGCACGGCGCCCCGGGCCTGCATGCTGGCGGCGCTGAAGGTGGGCAGGATGTCGGGCACCAGCAGTTCGTCGGTTTGCGCGGCGCTGCCCTCGGGCCGTACGTCAAAGTGCGTGGGCATGCCGGGTGTCCAGCCGTGTGCGATGAAGTAGTTGGCCACCGATCCGATGGCGTCCTGAGCGCTGCCATACAGGTCGATGTGGCCGTCGCGGTCGAAGTCCACGGCGTACCGCGCCCAGCTCGATGGCATGAACTGGCCCAGGCCCATGGCACCGGCATAGCTGCCGCGCGGGGTGAAGGGGTCGGTGTCCGTGCGGTGCATGAGGCTCAGGAACTGCTCCAGCTCGCGCTGGAAAAAGGCTGCCCGCTCCTGCGCGCGCGGGTGCTCGGCCGGGAAATCGAAGGCCAGCGTGGCCAGCGCATCCATCACCCGGAAGTTGCCCATGTGCTGGCCGTAGATGGTCTCGACGCCAATGATGCCGACGATGATCTCGGCGGGCACGCCGTATTCGCGCTCGGCCTGCGCCAGCGCGGCGCCATTCTCTTGCCAGAAGCGCACCCCGGCGCGGATGCGCACCGGCTCGATGAAGCGGTTGCGGTAGGCCTGCCAGTTCTTCGCTGTACCTTTGGCCGGTGGCAATACCAGGCGCGGCACTTGCGCCAGAAAACGCGCCTGGCCGATGGCCTGGCGCACCCATTCGCGGTCCAGGTCGCGGCGCTCGGCCAGGTCGTCGGCAAACTGCATGGCGTCGGCGCGGCGGGCGTAGGGCGTGCCGGTCGGCTCGGCGGCGCGGGTTGCTGCGGCTTGCTTTTTAGAGGGATTTT is part of the Simplicispira sp. 125 genome and encodes:
- a CDS encoding oxidoreductase-like domain-containing protein → MAHLRGQAQRQGSLPLDTALRPPPPEPSTCCGRGCNGCVWEGFYTALHHWREDAIAFLQRNEAPSAAR
- the mltB gene encoding lytic murein transglycosylase B, with the protein product MQKFLSIALLSIAATALSTGVNAKNPSKKQAAATRAAEPTGTPYARRADAMQFADDLAERRDLDREWVRQAIGQARFLAQVPRLVLPPAKGTAKNWQAYRNRFIEPVRIRAGVRFWQENGAALAQAEREYGVPAEIIVGIIGVETIYGQHMGNFRVMDALATLAFDFPAEHPRAQERAAFFQRELEQFLSLMHRTDTDPFTPRGSYAGAMGLGQFMPSSWARYAVDFDRDGHIDLYGSAQDAIGSVANYFIAHGWTPGMPTHFDVRPEGSAAQTDELLVPDILPTFSAASMQARGAVLDEAGARYTGPLALVELQNGDNPPSYVAGTENFYAITRYNWSSYYAMAVIGLGQAVAAARR